The sequence below is a genomic window from Qipengyuania flava.
CGATTCGCCCGCAATCGATCCAGCGTACAACGGTGAACGGCTTGCGCGCCGCATACGGAACGGCGCGGGTCAATTCGAACAACGGCCAGGTCGATGTGACCGTGTTTGCCTATGAGTTCGCGCAGGATCGCGCGTACCACTTCCTTGCCATCACACCGGCCGGCCGGGCGGGCACATTCAACGACATGTTCCGCTCGATGCAGCGAATCGATGCTCGCACAGCGGCAGGCGTTGTTCCGCGGGTGCTGGATGTGGTGACGGTGCGTAGCGGCGATACGGTCGCCTCGCTTGCACGCCGGATGGCCTATGACAGCAACCAGGTCGAACGCTTCCGCGTGCTGAACGGACTTGGCAGCAACGATACGCTGCGCGCCGGCCAGAAGGTGAAGCTGGTGGTCCGCGCCCGCTAAGCGATCCGCCAAAAAATCCTTCAGGCATAAGAAAAGGCGGCGAGGTTTCCCTCGCCGCCTTCGCTATCAAGCTAGTGTCGTTACGGATTAGACCGCGTTCGACGAGCTCATCGTGGTCGAGACCGTGTTGAAGGTCGTGCTCAGCTCGTTGCCGAGGCTCTGCATCGCGGTGATCGCAGCAACGGCGATCAGGGCAGCGATGAGACCGTATTCGATGGCGGTTGCACCTTCTTCATTGCGGCGCAGCTTGTTGAAAAACTTCATGTGATGTCTCCTGGTTCAGTCTTCGTTCCCGGCTCGACCCGAAAAGTGTGGTTCGAGCAATTTTGCTTTCTGCCTCGAAGAAGTTGAGAAACTCCTAACTGCTTCGAGTTACCCGTTTCCCCACTCAAACGCCGGTAACTGCTGTCACCGAGGTCTCGACTGTGGTCCATGTTGCCATGGCCGACGTGCCGAAGGATTGAATCGCGCCAACCATGGCGAGAAAGATAAGAGCAAGGATCAGCCCATACTCGACGGCTGTTGCACCGCGC
It includes:
- a CDS encoding Flp family type IVb pilin is translated as MKFFNKLRRNEEGATAIEYGLIAALIAVAAITAMQSLGNELSTTFNTVSTTMSSSNAV
- a CDS encoding Flp family type IVb pilin; translated protein: MVKFLKKLGRDTRGATAVEYGLILALIFLAMVGAIQSFGTSAMATWTTVETSVTAVTGV